The following coding sequences lie in one Streptomyces sp. NBC_01224 genomic window:
- a CDS encoding helix-turn-helix domain-containing protein produces MTTPPPLHAVEPMPPPPQVEWRLRMTAAQRGIWTGTELRRLLAERAGLELSAASVSALFTKQPSQVKLSTLAALCAALDCTPGDLLTVGEPAIPPPPGPRTTPPPRQQPVPSHRSLPPL; encoded by the coding sequence ATGACCACACCACCCCCTCTGCACGCCGTCGAGCCCATGCCCCCGCCACCGCAGGTGGAGTGGAGACTTCGGATGACCGCGGCACAGCGCGGTATCTGGACCGGCACCGAACTGCGCCGCCTGCTCGCCGAGCGGGCCGGTCTCGAGCTGTCTGCGGCATCGGTGTCCGCCCTGTTCACCAAACAGCCCTCCCAGGTGAAGCTCTCTACCCTGGCCGCCCTGTGCGCCGCCCTGGACTGCACCCCAGGCGACCTGCTTACCGTCGGCGAGCCCGCCATACCCCCACCACCTGGACCACGCACCACCCCACCACCTCGACAGCAGCCCGTGCCCAGCCACCGATCCCTGCCACCGCTGTGA
- a CDS encoding tyrosine-type recombinase/integrase, which yields MAGKPFLRLVEGGLCGPAPEAGQVPDVWAFQTRCVQAFASTWTARGFAPTTIGCYTSLLQRVLDHYDRPVWQIEPADVDAMLHSLVVAGRAAGTRRQYLQMLRTFHTFIQARYATEIRTLYGTPVANPLDRFNRLRHVFDDTPRILPPTAERLTAFFAFARQRLTTTSDYPAAARDYALLRTLYHSAPRVSEAIRFDQCDVHPALGPTGKLHVRFGKAANTSGPRPRWAPMLDGLDQILAWYLGDVRPFFPDTAPLFCDAHGQPLKPDTVRDRLCHLLDLEGRPADDRFTPHDLRRACATHTTRRAWTCSPSSSSSVTGTSPRRWPTCGPRSPSSKTPGAAPRRPPSLTWPADPRAGHP from the coding sequence GTGGCGGGGAAGCCGTTTCTTCGGCTGGTCGAGGGCGGGCTCTGCGGCCCTGCTCCCGAGGCCGGGCAGGTACCCGATGTGTGGGCGTTCCAGACCCGCTGCGTGCAGGCATTCGCCTCGACATGGACAGCGAGAGGCTTCGCTCCCACCACGATCGGCTGCTACACGTCGCTGCTGCAACGGGTGCTGGACCACTATGACCGGCCGGTGTGGCAGATCGAGCCGGCCGATGTGGACGCGATGCTCCACTCCCTGGTGGTGGCGGGGCGGGCGGCGGGGACCAGACGCCAGTACCTGCAGATGCTCCGCACGTTCCACACCTTCATCCAGGCCCGCTACGCCACCGAGATCCGCACCCTGTACGGCACCCCAGTGGCCAACCCGCTGGACCGGTTCAACCGGCTGCGCCATGTCTTCGACGACACCCCGCGCATCCTGCCGCCCACCGCCGAGCGCCTCACCGCGTTTTTCGCCTTCGCCCGCCAGCGCCTGACCACCACGTCCGACTACCCGGCCGCGGCAAGGGACTACGCACTGCTGCGCACCCTCTACCACTCCGCTCCCAGAGTGAGCGAAGCCATTCGCTTCGACCAATGCGACGTCCATCCCGCACTCGGCCCGACAGGCAAACTCCACGTCCGATTCGGCAAGGCGGCCAACACCTCGGGGCCCCGCCCGAGATGGGCACCCATGCTCGACGGACTGGACCAGATCCTCGCCTGGTACCTGGGAGACGTACGCCCCTTCTTCCCCGACACCGCCCCGCTGTTCTGCGACGCCCACGGCCAGCCGCTGAAGCCGGACACCGTACGCGACCGCCTCTGCCACCTCCTGGACCTGGAAGGCCGCCCCGCAGACGACCGGTTCACCCCGCACGATCTGCGCCGGGCCTGCGCGACCCACACTACGAGAAGGGCATGGACCTGCTCACCGTCCAGCAGCTCCTCGGTCACTGGCACATCGCCTCGACGATGGCCTACGTGCGGCCCTCGCTCACCTTCGTCGAAGACGCCTGGCGCCGCGCCACGTCGACCGCCGTCACTAACCTGGCCAGCTGACCCCAGGGCAGGACACCCATGA
- a CDS encoding ATP-binding protein, whose protein sequence is MTAATYQYVDLPDASVVTTRALLTARENITDTVAARAMMCIHGGAGFGKTLAVNTCLRNLEPHEDVRKITFRARPTARAVRYELFTALDLAGEPPRHPSEFDRLLKTALAERPRTFLVDEAQWLNGEACG, encoded by the coding sequence GTGACCGCGGCCACCTACCAGTACGTCGACCTGCCCGATGCGTCCGTGGTCACCACCCGCGCCCTGCTCACCGCCCGGGAGAACATCACCGACACCGTCGCCGCCCGCGCCATGATGTGCATCCACGGCGGCGCCGGCTTCGGCAAGACCCTCGCCGTCAACACCTGCCTGCGAAACCTCGAACCGCACGAGGACGTCCGCAAGATCACCTTCCGGGCCCGGCCCACCGCCCGAGCGGTGCGCTACGAACTGTTCACCGCGCTCGACCTGGCCGGGGAACCACCGCGCCACCCCAGCGAGTTCGACCGCCTGCTGAAAACCGCCCTGGCCGAGCGCCCCCGTACCTTCCTGGTGGATGAGGCCCAGTGGCTCAACGGGGAGGCGTGTGGATGA
- a CDS encoding transposase: protein MRRLLALRVRGELKTGHVRVAADALGVSERTVWRWLAEAGRDERAADEPGARAQTGTRFTITPEVRALLALWKGNVAAVQRELAARAAGRPVADVGTQAGPPPGTALPPDVPSLTTLHRAIRRDLMPGERAGLAGGERAARKHDVFLARPRGWRNQVWETDHMQAPVLVDVEGKARRPWITWFTDCATNAITGVAVTPVHPSRESVLAALRSAVLREEPYGPFGGLPEKVRVDRGKDFLSRTVTAAFDLLDVTVEDLPAYTPHLKGTVEGLNRAVESMFLAALPGYARQPRPGKRASRPKDEVLLGFEDFTARLLAWTLWWNTEHRPAPLRGKTPLEAWQDDPTPLRDVPATDLWTFTLEDAGTRTLTTRGIRFRKRDYVGPWMTGQAGIQVRVRFMPHHDHRIEVYHAATGRYLGPADLADQATDEQISAVRRARAARTRRLKKDLEASQRERYAAVNQPEAPRRLGALTTAQAEAELAQTADTDLAQIALPDLIPPAAPPADWRTPASLAALTTPGLPVPLPSGRDSTATAPDGSDGRAARPTTDEDGDAS from the coding sequence GTGCGTCGGCTGCTCGCTCTGCGGGTGCGGGGCGAGCTGAAGACCGGCCATGTCCGGGTGGCGGCGGATGCGCTGGGGGTGTCGGAGCGCACCGTGTGGCGGTGGCTGGCCGAAGCCGGCCGCGACGAACGGGCAGCTGACGAGCCCGGGGCACGGGCCCAGACCGGCACGAGGTTCACGATCACACCGGAGGTCCGCGCGCTGCTGGCGCTGTGGAAGGGCAATGTCGCCGCGGTGCAGCGTGAGCTCGCTGCCCGCGCGGCCGGGCGCCCAGTAGCTGATGTCGGTACACAGGCCGGGCCGCCGCCGGGTACAGCTCTGCCGCCGGATGTGCCGTCGTTGACGACGCTGCACCGGGCGATCCGTCGTGATCTGATGCCGGGGGAGCGGGCCGGGCTTGCGGGTGGGGAGCGGGCGGCGCGCAAGCATGATGTGTTCCTGGCCCGGCCGCGGGGCTGGCGCAACCAGGTGTGGGAGACCGACCACATGCAGGCGCCGGTGCTGGTCGATGTCGAGGGCAAGGCCCGCAGGCCGTGGATCACCTGGTTCACCGACTGCGCCACCAACGCGATCACCGGGGTGGCCGTCACGCCGGTGCATCCGTCGCGGGAGTCGGTGCTGGCCGCGCTGCGCTCTGCGGTCCTGCGGGAGGAGCCCTACGGTCCGTTCGGTGGTCTGCCGGAGAAGGTACGGGTGGACCGCGGCAAGGACTTCTTGTCCAGGACGGTGACCGCCGCGTTCGATCTCCTGGACGTGACGGTGGAGGACCTGCCCGCCTACACCCCCCACCTCAAGGGCACCGTGGAGGGCCTCAACCGGGCGGTGGAGAGCATGTTCCTGGCCGCGCTGCCCGGCTACGCCCGCCAGCCCCGCCCCGGCAAACGGGCTTCCCGCCCGAAGGACGAAGTGCTGCTCGGCTTCGAGGACTTCACCGCCCGGCTGCTGGCCTGGACGCTCTGGTGGAACACCGAGCACCGCCCGGCGCCGCTGCGGGGCAAGACTCCGCTTGAGGCGTGGCAGGACGATCCCACCCCGCTGCGGGACGTGCCCGCAACAGATCTGTGGACGTTCACCCTGGAGGACGCCGGCACTCGCACGCTGACCACCCGCGGCATCCGCTTCAGGAAACGCGACTACGTGGGGCCGTGGATGACCGGCCAGGCCGGGATCCAGGTCAGGGTCCGCTTCATGCCCCACCACGACCACCGCATCGAGGTCTACCACGCCGCCACTGGCCGCTACCTGGGTCCCGCGGACCTGGCCGACCAGGCCACCGACGAACAGATCAGCGCTGTACGAAGAGCGCGGGCCGCCCGCACCCGCCGCCTGAAGAAGGACCTGGAGGCCTCCCAACGCGAGCGCTACGCCGCCGTGAACCAGCCGGAGGCGCCTCGGCGGCTCGGCGCGCTGACCACCGCGCAGGCCGAGGCGGAACTTGCCCAGACTGCCGACACCGACCTCGCGCAGATCGCGCTGCCGGACCTCATCCCGCCCGCCGCGCCCCCGGCCGACTGGCGCACCCCAGCTTCCCTGGCCGCGCTGACCACGCCAGGCCTGCCCGTCCCGCTCCCGTCCGGCCGTGACTCCACCGCTACAGCCCCGGACGGCTCGGACGGACGGGCCGCACGTCCCACCACCGACGAAGACGGAGACGCCTCGTGA
- a CDS encoding ATP-binding protein, whose amino-acid sequence MGERELEGLVSVSRPVLVGRLLQLDAAGGVTSAHVRAGAQLAGVHPRTVWRWVEAARSEGRVERRRRSRFELSEEAWEVLAQAGGNVSVFYRHLKECGDGDAGVSLASVYRAVQRELASGRVLPDRAVVRRARAEREARQALADLAVAGVGTGTPSACAAAGPAELTPAGREAAPAGDVPGVVVPMGAQAVRTASVRAVAEAVGQAMAAGGAACVFGDAGRGKTVALRMALSDPPVGWGVSWVRVPVRPSVSELRRAVFEALVLPGRFPHRSAEADERIVGALDEARVLVVDEAQRLPAPCLEYLQSLWDHPQARVALVLCGAGSERAVARVPQLASRVCAWQEVGRLAGSEVAATVSAFHPLWAGVAGGEVAWIDQSCTHGVFRTWAALTTHLQNALLTVPDATVDRALLRRLFRRLSPPV is encoded by the coding sequence GTGGGGGAGCGGGAGCTTGAGGGCTTGGTCTCGGTGTCGCGGCCGGTGTTGGTGGGGCGGTTGCTTCAGCTGGATGCGGCTGGTGGTGTGACGTCGGCGCATGTGCGGGCGGGGGCGCAGTTGGCGGGGGTGCATCCGCGGACGGTGTGGCGGTGGGTGGAGGCGGCGCGCAGTGAGGGCCGTGTGGAGCGTCGGAGGCGTTCCCGGTTCGAGTTGTCGGAGGAGGCGTGGGAGGTACTGGCGCAGGCGGGCGGCAATGTGTCTGTGTTCTACCGGCATTTGAAGGAGTGCGGGGACGGGGATGCGGGAGTGTCGCTGGCTTCGGTGTACCGAGCGGTTCAGCGTGAGCTGGCCTCGGGGCGGGTGTTGCCGGACCGTGCCGTGGTACGCCGGGCGCGGGCTGAGCGGGAGGCCCGGCAGGCTCTGGCAGACCTTGCCGTCGCGGGTGTGGGCACCGGCACGCCGTCTGCTTGTGCCGCGGCTGGTCCGGCTGAGCTGACGCCCGCAGGGCGGGAGGCCGCGCCGGCGGGGGACGTGCCGGGCGTGGTGGTGCCGATGGGGGCTCAGGCGGTGCGTACGGCGTCGGTGCGTGCGGTGGCCGAGGCGGTGGGGCAGGCGATGGCGGCCGGGGGCGCGGCGTGTGTGTTCGGGGATGCGGGGCGGGGCAAGACGGTGGCGCTGCGGATGGCGCTGTCGGATCCGCCGGTGGGCTGGGGCGTGTCGTGGGTGCGGGTGCCGGTGCGTCCGTCGGTGTCGGAACTGCGGCGGGCGGTGTTCGAGGCTCTGGTGTTGCCGGGCCGGTTTCCGCACCGTTCGGCCGAGGCCGATGAGCGGATCGTCGGCGCCCTGGACGAGGCTCGGGTGCTGGTGGTGGATGAGGCACAACGGTTGCCAGCGCCGTGTCTGGAGTATCTGCAGTCGTTGTGGGACCACCCGCAGGCCCGGGTGGCGCTGGTGCTGTGCGGGGCGGGTAGCGAGCGCGCGGTGGCGCGTGTGCCGCAGTTGGCGTCGCGGGTCTGCGCGTGGCAGGAGGTAGGGCGTCTCGCCGGGAGCGAGGTGGCTGCGACGGTGTCTGCCTTTCATCCGCTGTGGGCTGGCGTCGCGGGTGGGGAGGTGGCGTGGATCGACCAGTCCTGCACGCACGGTGTCTTCCGTACCTGGGCTGCCTTGACGACGCATCTGCAGAACGCGCTGCTTACCGTGCCGGATGCGACGGTGGACCGGGCGCTGCTGCGGCGTCTGTTCCGGCGTTTGAGCCCTCCGGTCTGA
- a CDS encoding Dyp-type peroxidase, which translates to MNSAPFQSKTGATPHALPSLRGVLPASHTQVMALDLAGGRAVHAGTAMARLQQAVVAADRGSVDSWLGLGSRLAKRGAQLPSRLREMPSFDGDLLDSTQSHGDVVVQVAGPDPSTVSEAVEQLMESADGWRVRWQVEGLRAENRVEGGRGLARNPFHFTEGFGNPDDVRGITDRALVRDDQGEPDWAVGGSYQVVRIVRFATELWDKDSVREQERIIGRRRDGRWLDGTPTDEQPSFAADPNGKATPLDSHVRLAAPDRRNLPPLVRRSYSYDRGNGDSGLIFSCFQRDLAKGFEAVQKRLAGEAMAKYMLTTGGGYFFVPPPGDAWIDALFRS; encoded by the coding sequence ATGAATTCCGCGCCCTTTCAGTCAAAAACTGGGGCCACACCGCATGCGCTGCCTTCGCTGCGGGGCGTGCTGCCCGCCTCGCATACGCAAGTAATGGCCCTTGACCTGGCTGGTGGTCGGGCCGTGCACGCGGGGACGGCGATGGCCCGATTGCAGCAGGCCGTGGTGGCGGCTGACCGCGGCAGTGTCGACTCCTGGCTTGGATTGGGGAGCCGTCTCGCCAAGCGCGGAGCGCAACTTCCCTCACGCCTGCGGGAGATGCCTTCCTTCGACGGGGACCTTCTAGATTCGACACAGTCACATGGGGACGTGGTTGTGCAAGTAGCCGGGCCTGATCCGTCGACGGTGAGCGAGGCGGTCGAGCAGCTGATGGAGTCGGCCGACGGGTGGCGGGTGCGGTGGCAGGTCGAGGGGCTCCGGGCTGAGAACAGAGTTGAGGGCGGCCGAGGGCTCGCGCGTAATCCGTTTCACTTCACCGAGGGGTTCGGGAACCCGGATGATGTCCGCGGTATCACGGACCGTGCTCTGGTTCGGGATGACCAGGGCGAACCGGACTGGGCCGTGGGTGGCAGCTATCAAGTGGTGCGGATCGTGCGGTTCGCCACCGAGCTGTGGGACAAAGACTCCGTCCGCGAGCAAGAACGCATCATCGGGCGTCGACGTGACGGCCGATGGCTCGACGGTACCCCGACCGACGAGCAGCCGAGCTTCGCCGCCGACCCCAACGGCAAGGCCACACCCCTGGATTCGCATGTGCGGCTTGCCGCCCCTGATCGACGCAACCTGCCGCCCCTGGTGCGCCGCAGCTACAGCTACGACCGCGGCAACGGCGACAGCGGGCTGATCTTCTCCTGCTTCCAACGTGACCTTGCCAAGGGCTTCGAAGCCGTGCAGAAGCGACTGGCGGGCGAGGCCATGGCGAAGTACATGCTCACCACTGGCGGCGGGTACTTCTTCGTGCCGCCACCCGGCGACGCCTGGATTGACGCACTGTTTCGAAGCTGA
- a CDS encoding SUKH-3 domain-containing protein has translation MPRFSLAVESILLRSGWFPHRRFDLAQWRAALPDFTWHAAAEEFLQEFGGIRVDIAGPGVTCAREPFQFDPELALGEEGRFAEMSEMFDRKFFPLGEVGQGEFFLAIDEEGIIYLLGAWVFRLGVGDLALEHLVTGVAAERLSPPTGSAP, from the coding sequence ATGCCCAGATTCTCCCTTGCGGTAGAGAGCATTCTTCTGCGATCCGGCTGGTTCCCGCATCGCCGTTTTGATCTTGCGCAATGGAGGGCAGCGCTGCCCGATTTCACCTGGCATGCCGCAGCGGAGGAATTTCTTCAAGAGTTTGGCGGTATTCGAGTGGACATCGCAGGTCCCGGGGTCACCTGCGCAAGGGAGCCATTCCAGTTCGACCCAGAGCTCGCCCTCGGAGAGGAAGGGAGATTTGCGGAGATGTCTGAAATGTTCGATCGCAAATTCTTTCCGTTGGGGGAAGTGGGCCAGGGGGAGTTCTTCCTTGCAATTGACGAAGAGGGCATCATTTATCTTCTTGGGGCTTGGGTTTTCAGGTTGGGTGTTGGAGATTTGGCGTTGGAGCATCTCGTCACGGGGGTTGCAGCCGAACGACTCAGCCCGCCAACCGGCAGTGCGCCATAG
- a CDS encoding RHS repeat-associated core domain-containing protein, with translation MRDENGKPVTELGITAIPIDRPPFPLPKNSVVPVYFTVQPGGTTVFPKGAQIVYPNYTHEAPGARVDFMDYDPKGKGWHVYGHGQVSPDGRQVVPDAKTRVWAFHGAMFNIADLVPWDLTGLKDVIDWLSGDPVDLATGQLTDTRTDLGVPDPLGPAEVNRTYWQGDTHPRAFGIGRDLSYNAFLHSEKQYEQVDLYLPGGKKIHYTRTSPGVGYADAVFEPLDTPTGFRGSKILNNNNQWELRFRDGSVWVFPQYSPLKEIRDRHGNALKLTRLGGNKGEITRITTPGGRWISLAYDAQHRVREARDNTGRTTSYTYDTAGRLETVTDPAGKVSSYTYDGTSNRIKTAVDARGITYMTNTFDTEGRVKDQVLTEGAKYSFAYTQTGTGQITSTEVTEPGGAVRRVEFDTAGYGVLDIAARGSSLERKTQYVRGPNHRIDAVIDPYGQRTELTYDSNGYATKSVELAGTSNARSSGTVAFDGPYDQPTKATDPLGNPTVFGYDAQGNLQTVTDPERRKTTLTYAPDGQVKTVTDNADAVTEYTYRNGDLASVKDAEGRVSSQFTDAAGRASALTDTAGSLTTIVYDELNQPRKVTDALGQSTGFDYDDNGNLTTLTDARNNASSWVYDNADRPKSATDAMGAQATFEYDAAGLLKKATSRSGKIATATYDLLGRAKTAQYGVDVAGQAESSVSYDYDGHDLLKQITDSQAGNQSFTYDTYDRPKTVTGPNGTVSYDYDAADRRKTMSAGGQTTSYGFDKSSILTSVISGTLEVGFGLDAVGREKTATMPGGIARTTGYDKTGTIKSITYAQGTSSIGDLNYTRDERGLQTGLTGTLANVALPAAEDGTVFGKDNRITTYSGRSFTYDADGQLKTDGIRDYTWNARGQLSGLAKAGQNSSFGYDALGTRSTRTVGGTTNKFLTDGSNPLVEQNSTGDTTATVATSGLDEFLTRTENGNTQVYLTDALGSVIGLANSDGTIATKYAYDPNGQPTVSGAASSNPYTFTGRENDGTGLLYYRDRYYDPETGRFISQDPIGQAGGTNLYQYALSSPTTYTDPTGNNPMIAACAIGGLIDGGLDWAFQRLSGRKVNWGQVGNAALTGCMLGMAGEALGAFMAARSSLRAGSCLTHNSFTADTPVVMADGTSKPIKDVKIGDKVLSADPETGETGPRTVTALIEGNGEKRFVDLTIATDHTKASSITATDGHPFWVPALHQWVEAGDLKAGQWLQTSAGTWVQITATHHRTQSTRVYNLTVDNLHTYYVLAGATPVLVHNCDVVSAVHAEAEAVADLTKSQRPQVIEALQVAGHAPIVGRSDGGLGTRRVHPVIQGILDSIPAAARGNNHGGCGLVQCLTEALDAGLDPTGSTAAATMGRARTNANFKLLIGPCPSCRVLVEHFGIDFRKG, from the coding sequence GTGCGGGACGAGAACGGCAAGCCGGTCACGGAGCTGGGGATCACGGCCATTCCGATCGACCGGCCACCGTTCCCGCTGCCCAAGAACAGTGTGGTCCCGGTCTATTTCACGGTGCAGCCGGGCGGCACCACTGTGTTCCCCAAGGGCGCGCAGATCGTCTACCCGAACTACACCCACGAAGCTCCCGGCGCCCGCGTCGACTTCATGGACTACGACCCCAAAGGCAAGGGCTGGCACGTTTACGGCCACGGCCAGGTCAGTCCAGACGGCCGCCAGGTCGTCCCTGACGCGAAGACCCGCGTCTGGGCCTTTCACGGCGCCATGTTCAACATCGCCGACCTCGTGCCGTGGGACCTGACAGGACTCAAGGACGTCATCGACTGGCTTTCGGGCGATCCGGTCGACCTGGCTACCGGCCAGCTCACCGACACCAGAACCGACTTGGGCGTCCCCGACCCCCTGGGGCCGGCCGAGGTGAACCGGACCTACTGGCAGGGCGACACCCATCCGCGCGCCTTCGGCATCGGCCGCGACCTGTCCTACAACGCCTTCCTGCACTCTGAGAAACAGTACGAACAGGTCGACCTGTATCTGCCCGGCGGCAAGAAGATCCACTACACCCGCACATCGCCAGGTGTCGGTTACGCCGATGCCGTCTTCGAGCCGCTCGACACACCGACCGGCTTCCGCGGCTCGAAGATCCTCAATAACAACAACCAGTGGGAACTGCGCTTCCGAGACGGCAGCGTGTGGGTCTTCCCGCAGTATTCACCGCTGAAGGAGATCCGCGATCGGCATGGCAACGCGCTCAAGCTGACCCGCCTGGGCGGCAACAAGGGCGAGATCACCCGCATCACCACTCCCGGAGGCCGCTGGATTTCCCTCGCTTATGACGCTCAGCACAGGGTGCGCGAGGCCCGGGACAACACCGGCCGCACTACCTCCTACACCTACGACACCGCAGGCCGACTGGAGACGGTCACCGATCCGGCAGGGAAGGTGAGCTCCTACACCTACGACGGCACGTCGAACCGTATCAAAACAGCTGTCGACGCTCGCGGCATCACGTACATGACCAACACCTTCGACACGGAAGGCCGGGTCAAGGACCAGGTCCTCACCGAAGGTGCGAAGTACTCTTTCGCCTACACCCAGACGGGCACCGGCCAGATCACCTCCACCGAGGTGACAGAGCCGGGCGGGGCAGTGCGCCGGGTCGAGTTCGACACGGCCGGGTACGGCGTCCTGGACATTGCCGCCCGCGGGTCGTCGCTGGAGCGTAAGACGCAGTACGTGCGCGGGCCGAACCACCGCATCGACGCGGTCATCGACCCCTACGGACAACGTACTGAGCTGACCTACGACAGCAACGGGTACGCGACCAAGTCGGTGGAGCTGGCGGGCACGTCCAATGCCCGGTCCTCGGGCACGGTCGCCTTCGACGGCCCATACGACCAGCCCACCAAGGCAACCGACCCCCTGGGCAATCCCACCGTCTTCGGCTACGACGCCCAAGGGAACCTGCAGACGGTCACTGACCCCGAGCGCCGCAAGACCACCCTCACCTACGCGCCAGACGGTCAGGTCAAGACCGTCACCGACAACGCCGATGCGGTGACGGAGTACACCTACCGCAACGGCGACCTGGCCTCGGTCAAGGACGCTGAGGGCAGGGTGTCGAGCCAGTTCACCGATGCCGCCGGAAGGGCGTCCGCGCTGACGGACACGGCTGGGTCACTCACCACGATCGTCTACGACGAGCTGAACCAGCCTCGCAAGGTCACCGACGCCCTCGGCCAGAGCACCGGTTTCGACTACGACGACAACGGCAACCTCACCACCCTCACCGATGCCCGGAACAACGCAAGCAGCTGGGTATACGACAACGCGGACCGCCCGAAGTCGGCCACCGACGCCATGGGTGCGCAGGCCACGTTCGAGTACGACGCGGCCGGACTGCTGAAGAAGGCGACCAGCCGCTCAGGGAAGATCGCGACCGCGACCTACGACCTTCTGGGCCGGGCCAAGACCGCCCAGTACGGCGTCGACGTCGCAGGCCAGGCCGAATCCAGTGTCAGCTACGACTACGACGGCCATGACCTGCTCAAGCAGATCACCGACAGCCAGGCCGGCAACCAGTCCTTCACCTACGACACCTACGACCGGCCCAAGACAGTGACCGGCCCCAACGGCACCGTCAGCTACGACTACGACGCTGCCGACCGCCGCAAGACCATGTCCGCGGGCGGTCAGACGACCAGCTACGGCTTCGACAAGTCCAGCATCCTCACCTCCGTCATATCAGGAACCCTGGAAGTCGGGTTCGGGCTGGACGCGGTGGGCCGGGAGAAGACCGCCACGATGCCGGGCGGCATCGCCCGCACCACCGGCTACGACAAGACCGGCACCATCAAGTCCATCACCTACGCCCAGGGCACCAGCAGCATCGGCGACCTCAACTACACCCGCGACGAACGCGGCCTGCAGACCGGCCTGACCGGAACCCTCGCAAACGTGGCACTGCCCGCGGCCGAGGACGGCACGGTCTTCGGCAAGGACAACCGCATCACCACCTACAGTGGCCGCTCCTTCACCTACGACGCGGACGGCCAGCTCAAGACCGACGGCATCCGCGACTACACCTGGAACGCACGCGGCCAGCTGTCCGGCCTGGCCAAGGCCGGACAGAACAGCAGCTTCGGATACGACGCCCTGGGCACCCGCAGCACCAGAACCGTCGGCGGGACAACGAACAAATTCCTCACCGACGGCAGCAACCCGCTGGTCGAACAGAACAGCACGGGTGACACCACCGCGACCGTGGCCACGTCCGGGCTGGACGAATTCCTCACCCGCACCGAGAACGGCAACACCCAGGTCTACCTGACCGACGCCCTCGGCTCAGTGATCGGCCTCGCCAACAGCGACGGCACCATCGCCACGAAATACGCCTACGACCCCAACGGCCAGCCCACCGTCTCCGGAGCAGCCTCCTCCAACCCGTACACCTTCACCGGCCGCGAAAACGACGGCACAGGCCTCCTCTACTACCGCGACCGCTACTACGACCCCGAAACCGGCCGCTTCATCTCCCAAGACCCCATCGGCCAAGCCGGCGGCACCAACCTCTACCAATACGCCCTGTCCTCACCCACCACCTACACCGACCCCACCGGCAACAACCCCATGATCGCCGCCTGCGCCATCGGCGGACTCATAGACGGCGGCCTCGACTGGGCATTCCAGCGACTCTCCGGCCGCAAGGTCAACTGGGGACAGGTCGGCAACGCCGCCCTGACCGGCTGCATGCTCGGCATGGCCGGCGAAGCCCTGGGCGCCTTCATGGCCGCCAGAAGTTCCCTGCGCGCCGGGAGCTGTCTGACGCACAACAGCTTCACCGCCGATACTCCGGTCGTCATGGCGGACGGCACAAGCAAGCCGATCAAGGACGTCAAGATCGGTGACAAGGTTCTGTCCGCCGATCCAGAAACCGGCGAAACCGGCCCTCGCACTGTTACCGCCCTCATTGAGGGCAACGGGGAGAAGCGGTTCGTCGACCTCACCATCGCCACCGACCACACGAAGGCCAGCAGCATCACCGCCACTGACGGCCACCCCTTCTGGGTCCCTGCACTCCACCAATGGGTAGAGGCCGGAGACCTCAAGGCAGGGCAATGGCTGCAGACGAGCGCAGGCACCTGGGTCCAGATCACCGCCACGCACCATCGCACTCAGTCAACGAGGGTCTACAACCTCACCGTTGACAACCTCCATACGTACTATGTGCTCGCAGGTGCCACTCCGGTTCTGGTTCATAACTGTGACGTCGTTAGTGCAGTCCATGCGGAAGCAGAGGCAGTTGCGGACCTCACGAAATCTCAGCGTCCGCAAGTGATTGAGGCTTTGCAAGTTGCCGGACATGCTCCCATCGTGGGTCGTAGTGATGGAGGGTTAGGTACACGACGGGTGCATCCAGTCATCCAGGGCATCCTCGATTCCATCCCGGCCGCTGCGCGCGGGAATAATCACGGAGGTTGTGGTTTGGTGCAGTGTTTGACGGAAGCCTTGGACGCCGGTCTCGATCCGACTGGTTCCACCGCTGCGGCCACTATGGGACGCGCTAGAACGAACGCGAACTTCAAACTACTCATTGGGCCGTGCCCGAGTTGCCGGGTGCTCGTGGAGCACTTCGGTATTGACTTCAGGAAGGGCTAG